A part of Solicola gregarius genomic DNA contains:
- a CDS encoding MCE family protein has product MITQATRVRLLIFAVITLVGIAYVGARYAQVDRLFVDRTYDVTVDLSESGGIFVGADVSYRGVSVGRVSELELSETGVHTTLSIDDSHENIPSDLEAVVADKSAVGEQYVDLQPRTDSEPYLADGSVIEQADTSTPISTQDLLANVSSFVGSVNTRDLRTVVHELGVGFDGTGQDISKIIDTSNSFIETANDEFGVTAQLIRDGSTVLDGQLAVGSSIRSFSRDLADFSDALRDSDPDLRSVLEDAPESADEISALLDENKKSIGELIGNFQSLNRLVVTRLPGLRGVLVLAPYAVENGFSVLSKDRNGKYEIRLAMAVSSKPPYCKSGYLSGADVPDPSDTSPGKLVGRVCNEPASKTNARGVQNAASTRTAPVAGVYDEVTGEFSTDVPDGLYRTAPSTDDAPPSDSWTNLLMAPSVTQ; this is encoded by the coding sequence GTGATCACGCAGGCGACAAGGGTTCGGCTCCTCATCTTCGCGGTTATTACTTTGGTCGGGATCGCGTACGTCGGAGCGCGCTACGCGCAGGTTGATCGATTGTTCGTCGATCGCACCTACGACGTGACGGTCGACCTATCGGAGTCTGGCGGGATCTTTGTCGGTGCGGACGTGTCCTATCGCGGCGTCAGTGTAGGCAGGGTGAGCGAGCTAGAACTGTCCGAGACAGGAGTCCACACCACCCTGAGTATTGATGACTCTCACGAAAACATCCCGAGCGATCTCGAAGCGGTCGTGGCCGACAAGTCGGCTGTGGGCGAGCAGTACGTTGATTTGCAACCACGAACGGACTCGGAGCCGTACCTTGCGGATGGGTCCGTCATCGAGCAGGCGGACACGAGTACGCCGATCTCGACGCAGGACTTGCTCGCGAACGTGTCCAGTTTTGTCGGGTCGGTGAATACTCGCGATCTCCGCACGGTGGTGCATGAGCTCGGCGTGGGGTTCGACGGCACCGGGCAGGACATCAGCAAGATCATCGACACCTCGAACTCGTTCATCGAGACCGCAAATGACGAGTTTGGAGTGACGGCTCAACTGATCCGCGATGGCTCGACGGTGCTCGACGGTCAGCTCGCGGTCGGAAGCAGCATCCGCTCCTTCAGCCGAGACCTCGCCGACTTCTCCGATGCGCTTCGTGATTCCGATCCGGACCTGCGGTCGGTGCTTGAGGACGCTCCTGAGAGCGCGGACGAGATCAGTGCGCTGCTCGACGAGAACAAGAAGAGCATCGGCGAGCTGATCGGAAATTTCCAGAGCCTGAACCGACTCGTAGTGACGCGGCTACCTGGGCTTCGAGGTGTACTCGTACTTGCACCGTACGCAGTTGAGAACGGCTTCAGTGTGTTGTCGAAGGACAGAAACGGAAAGTACGAGATCCGGCTCGCAATGGCCGTCAGCTCGAAGCCGCCCTATTGCAAGAGTGGCTACCTCTCGGGCGCTGACGTACCAGACCCGTCCGACACTAGCCCCGGCAAATTGGTTGGCCGCGTCTGCAACGAGCCCGCGTCGAAGACGAATGCGCGAGGGGTACAGAACGCCGCGTCTACGCGTACTGCCCCCGTTGCCGGTGTGTACGACGAGGTGACCGGAGAATTCAGCACCGACGTACCCGACGGTCTTTACCGGACCGCGCCGTCGACCGACGACGCGCCACCCTCGGACTCGTGGACGAACCTGCTGATGGCACCATCGGTTACTCAATGA
- a CDS encoding MCE family protein, giving the protein MVTRGRLTLLFGALLVAIAIIAGLLLVVRPGDGRTHLTVDFDRTVSLYEGADVRILGVPVGSVDSVDPMGEKVRVELSWDSDYQVPADAKAVIVSPAIVGDRYIQLTPAYKSGPEMKDDTVLDASRTAIPVELDQVYDSLDQLATALGPEGANKDGSLDRLLSSSATAFDGQGKKFHRTLKDLSKLTGTLDDNKDELFGSMTQLERFVGALADNDNAVREFNSSLAEVSSMLSGEREDLAGALRALGGSLDKIRSYVRENRGSLKSNVNALVDVTDQLVDQRRNLARIFDTAPTALSNQVLAYDPSVGALDARTNMSPRVGVATSGYKDGLVTPANTGFWSAAVNAACGFLARNPGGISSSIPGYPEKRQCVSRMSAVSSHLLLTRGLPPGEQGDYLRTPMMERSDASAGVAQLLTIGSAE; this is encoded by the coding sequence ATGGTGACACGTGGACGCTTGACTCTGCTGTTCGGCGCTCTATTAGTGGCGATAGCGATAATCGCAGGTCTCCTGTTAGTGGTACGCCCTGGCGACGGCCGTACGCACTTGACTGTTGATTTTGACCGGACAGTATCGCTTTACGAGGGCGCAGACGTCCGGATCCTCGGAGTACCGGTTGGAAGCGTCGACTCCGTCGATCCGATGGGCGAGAAGGTACGAGTTGAATTGTCCTGGGACTCGGACTACCAGGTTCCGGCGGATGCAAAGGCCGTGATCGTCTCGCCGGCGATCGTCGGTGACCGCTATATCCAGCTGACACCCGCGTACAAGTCTGGACCGGAGATGAAGGACGACACGGTCCTCGACGCGTCCCGCACCGCCATTCCAGTGGAGCTCGATCAGGTCTACGACTCGCTCGATCAGCTGGCGACCGCTTTAGGACCCGAAGGCGCGAACAAGGACGGTTCACTGGACCGGCTCCTGAGCAGTAGCGCGACGGCGTTCGACGGCCAGGGAAAGAAGTTTCACCGCACCCTGAAGGACCTATCGAAGCTCACCGGGACACTCGACGACAACAAGGACGAGCTGTTCGGGAGCATGACGCAACTCGAGCGTTTCGTCGGCGCCCTCGCGGATAATGACAACGCCGTCCGCGAGTTCAACAGCAGCCTGGCCGAGGTGTCCAGCATGCTGTCCGGCGAACGCGAAGACCTGGCCGGCGCCCTTCGTGCGCTGGGCGGATCGCTTGACAAGATCCGCTCCTACGTGCGGGAAAATCGTGGCTCTCTGAAGAGCAATGTCAACGCGCTCGTCGATGTTACTGATCAGCTCGTTGATCAACGACGCAATCTCGCAAGGATCTTTGACACTGCGCCGACAGCGCTCAGTAACCAGGTTCTCGCGTACGATCCGTCTGTCGGCGCGCTGGACGCGCGAACGAACATGTCTCCTCGCGTCGGTGTCGCCACATCTGGCTACAAGGACGGCCTCGTAACACCTGCTAACACGGGCTTCTGGTCTGCAGCGGTCAATGCAGCATGCGGCTTCCTTGCTCGGAATCCGGGCGGGATCTCATCCAGCATTCCGGGCTACCCTGAGAAACGACAATGCGTGTCAAGGATGTCGGCTGTGTCGAGCCACCTTCTGCTTACGCGAGGCCTCCCGCCAGGCGAGCAAGGCGACTACCTGCGAACGCCGATGATGGAGCGCTCGGACGCGTCAGCGGGTGTAGCGCAACTTCTGACGATTGGGTCCGCTGAATGA
- a CDS encoding MCE family protein, whose product MTLSNTVRGLVLGLGVGLIVSSCGFSSVYDVPLPGGADVGANPTTLELEFRDVLDLVPQSAVKVDDVTVGKVTDIEMKDWDAIVTIEMRNSVELPSNATAEIRQTSILGEKFVSLESSDQPARDKLESGDTIPLSRTGRNPEIEEVLGALSMVLNGGGVAQLQTITREMNRIFDGREDEVKSVLRRLSKFMGDIDRQKPELVSALRKVDRLGRNANDQTDAIESALDDIPEAVRVLDDQRDAFVRMLGKLDRFSNVGTAVIRRSKADTIANLQDLAPLLRNLNRSGDSLVKSLRLLLTAPFPDSLVGETPREARAYDNGAFINASLTFNPEFEIAIDDMSPAERSRFVRSLDCGEYLLAPTAGCMQSRTAPSAPDAADGLGRLLLDGGAAE is encoded by the coding sequence ATGACACTGTCAAACACAGTTCGTGGACTTGTACTTGGCCTCGGCGTAGGCCTAATTGTGTCGAGTTGCGGCTTCAGCTCGGTGTATGACGTGCCTCTGCCGGGTGGCGCAGACGTCGGCGCTAACCCTACAACTCTCGAGCTCGAGTTCCGAGATGTTCTTGATCTGGTTCCGCAGAGTGCCGTCAAGGTCGACGATGTGACCGTCGGTAAGGTCACGGATATCGAGATGAAGGATTGGGATGCGATCGTCACCATCGAGATGCGCAACTCAGTCGAGCTGCCATCGAACGCAACGGCAGAGATTCGGCAAACAAGCATCTTAGGCGAGAAGTTCGTGTCCCTTGAGTCCTCCGATCAGCCGGCGCGTGACAAACTCGAGTCCGGCGATACCATACCACTTTCTCGGACCGGTCGTAATCCGGAAATCGAGGAGGTACTTGGCGCACTCTCGATGGTGCTGAACGGGGGCGGCGTTGCTCAACTGCAGACAATCACGAGAGAAATGAACCGCATTTTCGATGGCCGTGAAGACGAGGTCAAGTCGGTTCTTCGGCGCCTGAGCAAGTTTATGGGCGATATCGACCGGCAGAAACCCGAGTTGGTGTCCGCGCTGCGCAAGGTCGACCGCCTTGGTAGGAACGCAAATGACCAGACAGATGCGATCGAGTCAGCTCTTGACGATATACCGGAGGCCGTTCGAGTGCTCGACGATCAGCGAGACGCATTCGTCCGAATGCTCGGCAAACTCGACCGTTTCAGTAATGTCGGGACGGCGGTGATTCGCAGGTCGAAAGCGGACACGATCGCGAACTTGCAGGACCTCGCGCCCCTGCTGCGGAACCTGAACCGTAGTGGCGATTCCCTGGTGAAGTCGTTGCGGCTGCTCCTGACGGCGCCGTTCCCAGATTCACTCGTCGGTGAAACTCCTAGGGAGGCCCGCGCGTACGACAACGGCGCGTTCATCAACGCTAGCTTGACATTCAATCCGGAGTTTGAGATCGCGATCGATGATATGTCACCAGCGGAGCGGAGTCGGTTTGTCAGGTCCTTGGACTGCGGTGAGTACTTGCTCGCGCCAACCGCTGGGTGCATGCAGTCACGGACGGCCCCGAGTGCGCCTGATGCGGCTGACGGCCTTGGCCGACTGCTGTTGGATGGGGGTGCCGCAGAGTGA